A genomic region of Mesobacillus jeotgali contains the following coding sequences:
- a CDS encoding HepT-like ribonuclease domain-containing protein: protein MTGHGYFSIDYRIVWDVVQNKMPELKKQVERLLI from the coding sequence GTGACAGGACATGGGTACTTCTCTATCGATTATCGTATCGTTTGGGATGTTGTCCAAAATAAGATGCCTGAATTAAAAAAACAAGTGGAACGATTATTAATATAA
- a CDS encoding YdbC family protein, with the protein MLIKSIRCQVDEQKKGLFSEGQTQWEPLGHMKGFLGQIGGWCEKEPNTAWILAFWENQSFYQQFMEEEHDRIFLDSGQGKTYDAISVDFFDMKHQLQQLASVMETAEVLKAEVFNSTLRISRENSSEETILTANGINGHLESSLSDRFQVEEAWRVVRKD; encoded by the coding sequence ATGCTCATAAAATCAATCAGGTGTCAGGTAGATGAACAAAAGAAGGGATTATTTTCAGAGGGGCAAACACAATGGGAGCCACTCGGCCATATGAAAGGGTTTCTAGGACAGATAGGCGGCTGGTGTGAAAAGGAGCCAAACACAGCCTGGATTCTTGCTTTCTGGGAAAACCAATCATTTTATCAGCAGTTCATGGAGGAAGAGCATGATCGGATTTTCTTAGATTCGGGGCAAGGGAAAACGTATGACGCCATCTCCGTTGATTTTTTTGACATGAAACATCAACTACAACAGTTGGCTAGTGTAATGGAAACGGCCGAGGTCCTTAAAGCAGAAGTATTCAATTCAACTCTGAGGATTTCAAGAGAAAACAGCAGTGAAGAGACAATCCTTACTGCCAATGGTATCAACGGACATCTAGAATCTAGCCTTTCTGACAGATTTCAAGTAGAAGAAGCATGGAGGGTCGTTAGGAAGGATTAA
- a CDS encoding GNAT family N-acetyltransferase encodes MTNLTFRQLKVDECELMKDMDASQYIGKAWREVDGKRQLVEINYQDPDWPNGYEHHFNNLMQTISEGGSAIGAFDRDGRLIGFATVNRGFFGENSQYVLLDQLFITLEHRHKGIGKKLFFLSAQQAKEWQADKLFICAGSAEETVAFYFGIGCKVAEEIQQEFYESDPRDFQLEFSLSRL; translated from the coding sequence ATGACAAACCTAACATTTAGACAGTTAAAGGTGGATGAGTGTGAACTGATGAAGGATATGGACGCTTCTCAGTATATTGGAAAAGCGTGGAGGGAAGTTGATGGCAAACGTCAACTGGTCGAGATCAATTACCAGGACCCTGATTGGCCGAATGGGTATGAACATCATTTCAATAATTTGATGCAAACGATCAGCGAGGGTGGGAGTGCGATTGGCGCATTTGACCGAGATGGTAGATTAATAGGCTTTGCCACTGTCAATCGGGGTTTCTTTGGCGAGAACTCTCAATATGTATTACTGGACCAGCTTTTCATCACACTCGAGCACAGACATAAAGGCATTGGCAAGAAGCTATTTTTCCTTTCAGCACAACAAGCGAAAGAGTGGCAGGCTGATAAGCTCTTTATATGTGCCGGATCTGCAGAAGAAACAGTCGCCTTTTACTTTGGAATCGGGTGTAAAGTGGCCGAAGAAATCCAACAGGAATTTTACGAAAGTGATCCAAGGGATTTTCAACTGGAATTCTCGTTAAGTCGGTTATAA
- a CDS encoding PspC domain-containing protein produces the protein MTNLKKSSTDKSIAGVCGGIAEYYGISSLAVRLIFLLLPGANILIYLILVNTMSDSPPSL, from the coding sequence ATGACAAATCTTAAAAAATCATCAACAGACAAATCCATTGCCGGTGTTTGCGGAGGAATAGCTGAGTATTACGGTATATCTTCTTTGGCCGTAAGACTAATATTTCTTTTATTACCTGGCGCTAATATTCTAATATATTTAATACTTGTTAATACAATGTCTGATAGCCCTCCGTCATTATGA
- a CDS encoding DMT family transporter: MKYYLLLLLTSFLWGGNFIVGKTLVDHASPITLTILRWAIAIICLIPLVWWKEKKLIPPKESILPLFIMGVTGVALFQALQFMALEKTSATNVGLISTVNMFSIAAFSFFFLKEKINRLQFLTMILSLFGVLLVLSKGNMNILLSLQFNKGDLYMMAAVGMWGIYSVSSKWAMAAVTPMMSILYSGIFGLLVLLPFSINDFTITNLNSSFMQGILYTGLVSTVLCMVLWNIGVNKLGPSTSGLFLNFNPIFTAVLAFVFLGENMTWIQAAGSVIVIAGCILFTLLKNKPVRLMIPIPARILAGKANKAEKVPVPR, from the coding sequence GTGAAATATTATTTACTATTACTTTTAACGAGTTTTCTTTGGGGCGGAAATTTTATCGTGGGGAAGACGCTTGTTGACCATGCTTCTCCGATTACCTTGACCATTCTAAGATGGGCCATTGCGATCATTTGCCTGATCCCGCTTGTCTGGTGGAAAGAAAAAAAGCTGATCCCGCCAAAAGAATCCATTCTGCCCCTGTTTATAATGGGAGTTACCGGAGTCGCCTTATTTCAGGCACTGCAATTCATGGCACTTGAAAAGACTTCGGCAACGAACGTTGGCTTGATCTCGACCGTGAATATGTTTTCGATTGCGGCATTCTCTTTCTTTTTTCTAAAAGAAAAAATCAATAGACTCCAATTCCTTACAATGATCCTCTCCCTATTTGGAGTTCTGCTCGTCCTTTCAAAGGGGAATATGAATATATTGTTATCCTTGCAGTTCAATAAAGGAGACCTTTATATGATGGCAGCTGTGGGAATGTGGGGGATTTATTCGGTCAGCAGCAAGTGGGCGATGGCAGCCGTCACACCAATGATGTCCATCCTCTACTCTGGTATTTTCGGCCTGCTCGTTTTACTGCCTTTTTCCATCAATGATTTCACGATAACCAACTTGAACTCCTCCTTTATGCAAGGCATTTTATACACAGGCCTTGTCTCGACCGTACTTTGTATGGTTCTCTGGAATATCGGAGTCAATAAGCTGGGGCCAAGCACTTCCGGGTTGTTCCTTAATTTCAATCCGATCTTTACCGCCGTCCTGGCCTTTGTTTTTTTAGGAGAGAACATGACCTGGATCCAGGCCGCTGGCAGCGTCATTGTTATTGCAGGCTGCATTTTATTTACGCTTTTGAAAAACAAGCCTGTCAGATTGATGATTCCAATTCCTGCCCGTATTTTAGCGGGTAAAGCTAACAAAGCTGAAAAAGTGCCTGTTCCCCGTTGA
- a CDS encoding FadR/GntR family transcriptional regulator — MPYKRVQAKKVYEQVADSIIELIKTGELKPGDKLDSVEKLAKSFDVGSSTIREALSGLRTMGLVKMRQGEGTFVNTFDPSKFQLPVTSAFLMKLEDVKELYEVRKILEIGTAAQAAAVHEEEDLLDMEKALIVMEHANGNEDLASQADLDFHVAIANATHNKLLINLMSSVSALNSQTIQETRKVLLYSDNIVDDLHSEHRRIFEAIKNRQPNEARQAMLEHLQNVQDRLFKYIE; from the coding sequence ATGCCATATAAACGAGTGCAAGCAAAAAAGGTTTATGAACAAGTTGCTGATTCAATAATTGAGTTGATTAAAACTGGTGAGTTAAAACCAGGTGATAAATTAGATTCCGTCGAAAAGCTGGCGAAAAGCTTCGACGTTGGGAGTTCCACTATCAGGGAAGCGTTAAGTGGCTTGCGGACGATGGGGCTGGTGAAAATGCGCCAGGGTGAAGGGACATTTGTGAACACCTTTGATCCGTCGAAATTCCAGTTGCCCGTTACCAGCGCTTTCTTAATGAAGCTTGAAGATGTGAAGGAACTGTATGAAGTCCGTAAGATTTTAGAAATCGGCACCGCGGCTCAGGCAGCTGCTGTGCATGAAGAAGAAGATTTGCTTGATATGGAAAAAGCATTGATCGTAATGGAACATGCCAATGGAAATGAAGACCTCGCTTCGCAAGCGGACCTTGATTTTCACGTTGCAATCGCGAATGCGACACATAACAAATTGTTGATTAATCTGATGAGCAGCGTCTCGGCGCTAAATTCGCAAACGATCCAGGAAACCCGGAAGGTGCTCCTGTATTCTGATAACATCGTCGATGACCTGCATTCCGAGCATCGACGAATCTTTGAAGCTATTAAAAACCGACAGCCAAACGAAGCGCGCCAAGCAATGCTTGAGCATTTACAAAATGTCCAGGACCGACTTTTTAAATACATTGAGTAA
- a CDS encoding Lrp/AsnC family transcriptional regulator has translation MESVVSKVLDNVDIKILDLLQKDAQLSNLELSKRVNLSAPAVHARIKRLEGEGYIKKHVAILNHEKLGFDLLCFVFMSTNMHQLEKLESLEETLEAMEEVLECHCLTGEYDYLLKVACKDRKGLEMFIRGLNELGITKIQTSLALREIKDSTVLPISGEV, from the coding sequence GTGGAATCAGTTGTAAGCAAGGTTTTGGACAATGTGGATATAAAAATTCTGGATTTACTGCAAAAGGATGCTCAGTTAAGCAATCTGGAACTTTCGAAGCGAGTGAATTTATCTGCTCCGGCTGTTCATGCAAGAATCAAGCGGCTCGAAGGTGAAGGGTACATCAAAAAGCATGTCGCGATCTTAAATCATGAGAAACTCGGGTTTGATTTGCTGTGCTTTGTTTTTATGAGTACCAATATGCATCAGTTAGAAAAGTTGGAATCATTGGAAGAGACCCTTGAAGCAATGGAAGAGGTATTGGAATGCCATTGCCTCACTGGGGAGTACGATTATCTGTTAAAGGTGGCCTGCAAAGATCGCAAGGGGCTGGAGATGTTTATCAGGGGGCTGAATGAACTGGGGATTACCAAGATCCAGACAAGTCTGGCTTTAAGGGAAATCAAAGACTCGACCGTGCTTCCAATCAGTGGGGAAGTGTGA
- a CDS encoding LutC/YkgG family protein — protein MSIQNREAFLDKLASRLGRERRTSGVERPQWSVTPQDEVFKGMSQDELVDVLEKHCKVIHTTFKRTDRDGLAKVLNETLEAYEGKLIITSKDARYQEYGVTDFFEEQKEKLDVHVWDSALGKENQKIAERADVGIVFSDITLAESGTVTSFNTKDNGRSISLLPRTFIAIIPKSTLVPRMTQAARHIHQAQANGEDVPSYVSFITGPSNSADIEMNLIVGVHGPVKATYIVVD, from the coding sequence ATGAGCATCCAAAACCGAGAAGCCTTTTTAGATAAGCTGGCGTCCAGACTAGGGCGGGAGCGACGGACATCAGGAGTGGAGCGGCCTCAATGGAGTGTCACCCCACAGGATGAAGTGTTCAAAGGCATGAGCCAGGACGAATTAGTTGATGTACTTGAAAAACACTGCAAAGTCATCCATACCACATTTAAACGGACAGATCGTGACGGATTAGCCAAGGTGTTGAACGAGACGCTGGAGGCTTATGAAGGTAAGTTAATCATCACGTCCAAAGATGCGCGTTACCAGGAGTATGGAGTTACTGATTTTTTTGAAGAGCAGAAAGAGAAGCTGGATGTTCATGTGTGGGATTCTGCACTGGGCAAGGAAAATCAAAAAATTGCAGAACGCGCCGATGTTGGCATCGTGTTCAGTGACATCACGCTTGCCGAGTCTGGCACGGTGACATCATTCAACACGAAAGACAATGGCCGCTCGATCAGCCTGCTGCCGCGAACATTTATCGCGATCATCCCGAAAAGCACACTCGTCCCGCGGATGACCCAGGCAGCGAGACACATCCACCAGGCACAGGCCAACGGCGAAGACGTTCCATCCTACGTCAGCTTCATCACAGGCCCAAGCAACAGCGCCGACATTGAAATGAACCTGATCGTCGGAGTTCATGGACCCGTTAAAGCCACTTATATTGTGGTGGATTAA
- a CDS encoding tetratricopeptide repeat protein, whose amino-acid sequence MKNELTMPTKISFKSNRVMVNGEVVRTAIFARFMVAEIQTEVNEKYYLIFYKNALIYGDQLDKVQKGSFLDKVLNEGIILNQKHPLLPVLIPTTALTIPAKNKLFNHLQRNYSPLEIPCIAAALDSFFSTEQLSKPIENIFFHYRRNGSFSKAYQSIHLLSDLSPSLEKFSDLLHSREYSSYSNFYTTSSLSAIEKKDPLFAEFHCFMNRKNSEHYQMLQKILINGERYAEVLLLWMDDKKNLTSESVKSQTDLALKYLPLENWIQVLSYAKINPYKWVPEARTFIEGLMRVGQYEKAAEYLFPFIEELPAEYHLLLNEIWKQVGADFVVSHLDEFLLLHQQVAQENDPRQFEQRILQLTGKLMEGHELKVVCEKLKPIQKNFPHSITIRKINEMAALLENPDRMMELGQFYADFHQYDQAIECFFWEMELNPADPAPVRQLSKMYQQKGMVNEASAYQQIYTQLRNDQETG is encoded by the coding sequence ATGAAAAATGAACTAACAATGCCGACAAAAATATCGTTCAAATCTAATAGGGTTATGGTGAATGGAGAAGTTGTGCGGACAGCGATCTTCGCCAGATTCATGGTCGCAGAGATCCAAACTGAGGTAAACGAAAAGTATTATCTGATTTTCTACAAAAATGCCCTTATCTATGGTGATCAACTCGACAAGGTTCAAAAAGGTTCCTTTCTTGATAAAGTGCTGAATGAAGGGATCATTTTAAATCAAAAGCACCCGCTTCTACCTGTACTCATTCCCACGACAGCTTTAACCATACCAGCTAAAAACAAGCTCTTTAATCATCTCCAGCGCAATTATTCTCCCCTTGAAATACCATGTATTGCCGCAGCGCTCGACTCATTTTTCTCAACAGAACAGCTTTCCAAACCAATCGAAAACATCTTCTTCCACTATAGAAGAAACGGCAGTTTTTCTAAAGCCTATCAATCGATCCATCTTTTATCCGACTTATCTCCCTCCCTGGAGAAATTCAGTGATCTCCTCCATTCCCGGGAATACAGCTCATATTCCAATTTCTACACTACTTCATCTTTATCGGCAATCGAAAAGAAGGACCCCTTATTTGCAGAGTTCCATTGCTTTATGAATCGAAAAAACAGCGAACATTATCAAATGCTGCAAAAGATATTAATAAACGGAGAACGGTATGCAGAAGTTCTGCTGCTTTGGATGGATGATAAAAAGAATCTTACGTCTGAGTCTGTTAAGAGCCAGACAGATTTGGCCTTGAAATATCTCCCCCTTGAAAATTGGATTCAAGTCTTATCCTATGCAAAAATTAATCCATATAAATGGGTACCGGAAGCTCGAACTTTCATTGAGGGATTGATGAGAGTCGGACAATATGAGAAAGCGGCCGAATATTTATTCCCTTTCATTGAGGAATTGCCAGCAGAGTATCACCTGCTCCTTAATGAAATTTGGAAGCAGGTTGGTGCTGATTTTGTGGTTTCTCACTTGGATGAGTTTCTGCTGCTGCATCAGCAAGTTGCTCAGGAAAATGACCCGAGGCAATTTGAACAAAGAATTCTGCAGCTGACAGGAAAGCTAATGGAGGGGCATGAACTGAAAGTGGTCTGTGAAAAACTGAAGCCTATCCAGAAAAACTTTCCACATTCAATCACCATTCGCAAAATCAATGAAATGGCAGCTCTTCTGGAGAATCCTGACAGAATGATGGAATTGGGGCAATTTTACGCAGATTTCCACCAATATGATCAAGCAATCGAATGTTTCTTCTGGGAAATGGAGCTCAACCCGGCTGACCCAGCTCCGGTAAGGCAACTGAGTAAAATGTATCAACAGAAAGGCATGGTCAATGAGGCATCAGCCTATCAGCAAATTTATACACAATTAAGGAACGACCAGGAAACAGGTTGA
- a CDS encoding (Fe-S)-binding protein has translation MKVSLFSTCLSDILFADVAKNTLEILERVGCDVDYPMEQTCCGQPAYNSGYLEEAKAAMKQMMKAFRHSEYVVGPSGSCVSMLKEYPHIFAGDPEWEEEAKVFASKCYEITEFLVDVMGITDLGSTFKGRVTFHSSCHMKRLLGVKEQPKILLRNVKGVELVDLPWEEDCCGFGGTFAVKNPVISQEMVSEKSRHVAETKAEYLVGADMGCLMNIGGRMEREGKKVKIIHITEILNTH, from the coding sequence ATGAAGGTTTCATTATTTAGTACGTGCCTAAGTGATATTCTCTTTGCGGATGTGGCGAAAAACACGCTTGAGATCCTTGAGAGGGTTGGATGTGATGTGGATTATCCGATGGAGCAGACATGCTGCGGCCAGCCTGCCTATAACAGCGGGTATTTAGAAGAAGCGAAAGCAGCGATGAAACAAATGATGAAGGCTTTCCGCCACTCGGAATATGTCGTTGGACCATCAGGATCCTGCGTGAGCATGTTGAAGGAATATCCGCATATCTTTGCCGGCGACCCAGAGTGGGAAGAAGAGGCGAAAGTCTTCGCTTCTAAGTGTTACGAAATTACGGAATTCCTTGTCGACGTCATGGGCATAACCGATTTGGGCTCGACTTTTAAAGGAAGAGTGACTTTCCATTCCTCCTGCCATATGAAACGTCTTCTTGGTGTAAAAGAACAACCGAAAATCTTGTTGCGCAATGTCAAAGGTGTTGAGCTGGTTGACCTGCCATGGGAAGAGGATTGCTGTGGATTCGGCGGAACGTTTGCCGTGAAAAACCCGGTGATCTCCCAGGAGATGGTGAGTGAGAAGTCACGTCACGTGGCAGAAACTAAAGCTGAGTATTTGGTTGGCGCGGATATGGGCTGCTTGATGAATATTGGCGGCCGCATGGAGCGCGAAGGCAAAAAAGTAAAGATCATTCACATCACAGAGATTTTAAATACTCACTAA
- a CDS encoding HAD family hydrolase, translating into MAIYKVILFDLDGTISDPKAGITRSVQYALQKMNIEVPDVNHLEGFIGPPLQVSFAEYFNLDEIQTKKAIEFYRERFKAKGMYENELYTNIPILLHSLKEQDLILVVATSKPTVFSEQILQHFEIDHYFDLVVGSNLDGTRSSKTEIIQYILDAFKSHRLEDFIMIGDRKHDIEGANNNGIDSIGVTYGYGSFEELRNSKPTYIVGSVGQLKGILMGSQVK; encoded by the coding sequence ATGGCCATATATAAAGTGATTTTATTTGATTTAGACGGAACCATTTCAGACCCAAAGGCAGGAATAACCAGATCGGTTCAATATGCATTACAGAAAATGAATATTGAAGTACCTGATGTTAATCACCTTGAAGGTTTTATTGGACCGCCCCTTCAGGTATCCTTCGCTGAATATTTCAATCTTGATGAAATTCAAACGAAAAAAGCAATTGAATTTTACAGAGAGAGGTTTAAGGCAAAGGGGATGTATGAAAATGAGTTATACACAAATATTCCAATTCTATTACATTCTCTAAAGGAACAGGATTTAATTTTAGTTGTTGCCACATCGAAACCTACCGTATTTTCTGAACAAATCCTTCAGCATTTTGAGATTGATCATTATTTTGACCTTGTTGTTGGCAGTAACCTTGATGGAACCAGATCATCAAAAACTGAAATCATTCAATATATACTAGATGCGTTCAAATCACATAGGTTAGAAGATTTTATTATGATCGGCGATAGGAAGCATGATATAGAGGGTGCTAATAATAACGGTATTGACTCAATTGGAGTAACGTATGGATATGGATCTTTTGAGGAACTCAGAAACTCAAAACCTACTTATATAGTCGGAAGCGTTGGACAGTTGAAAGGTATATTAATGGGAAGTCAGGTCAAATAG
- a CDS encoding LutB/LldF family L-lactate oxidation iron-sulfur protein encodes MSIKIGEIPYKERIQKGIKDDFMRQAVSSAQGRFRTGRLTQAEELGNWEDWRNLGEEIRTHTLENLDYYLQQLSEQVSRRGGHVFFAETAEEANQYVKEIILKKQAKKVVKAKSMVTEEIGLNKALEEVGAEVVESDLGEWILQLDEDPPSHIVTPALHKNKQQIRETFAKKKGYTGSDTPEELAAFAREQLRQDFLAADVGVTGCNFAIAESGSITLVTNEGNAEMVTALPDTVITVMGMERIVPTWEEMEVLVSLLTRAAVGQKLTSYITALTGARLDEEIDGPEEFHLVVVDNGRSKILGTEFQSALHCIRCAACINACPVYRHIGGHAYNSIYPGPIGAVITPLLEGYDDHKELPYASTLCAACTEACPVKIPLHEHLIRHRQIIVEKEKKAPTAEKLMMKGFAAWASNPSIYNMSAKMAKPALGPWTKDGMIENGPGPLKAWTEVRDFYAPQGQSFRSWFKQRQKDGESK; translated from the coding sequence ATGAGCATCAAAATTGGTGAGATTCCTTATAAAGAGCGTATCCAAAAAGGAATAAAAGATGATTTTATGCGGCAGGCTGTTTCCTCCGCGCAAGGAAGATTCCGGACTGGCCGGCTCACACAGGCTGAGGAGCTCGGCAACTGGGAGGACTGGCGCAATTTGGGGGAAGAAATCCGTACCCATACGCTGGAAAACCTCGATTACTATCTGCAGCAATTAAGCGAGCAGGTGTCAAGACGCGGCGGCCATGTGTTTTTTGCTGAGACAGCAGAAGAAGCAAACCAGTATGTTAAAGAGATTATTTTAAAGAAGCAAGCGAAGAAAGTAGTCAAAGCGAAATCGATGGTAACCGAGGAAATCGGCTTGAATAAGGCGCTTGAGGAAGTTGGCGCTGAAGTGGTTGAATCGGACCTTGGCGAGTGGATCCTGCAATTGGATGAGGATCCGCCATCCCATATCGTAACTCCTGCACTGCATAAAAACAAACAACAAATTCGTGAGACGTTTGCGAAGAAAAAGGGCTATACCGGATCTGACACGCCGGAGGAACTGGCCGCCTTTGCCCGTGAGCAGCTGCGCCAGGACTTTTTGGCTGCTGATGTCGGTGTGACAGGCTGTAACTTTGCGATTGCAGAGTCAGGGTCGATCACGCTGGTCACAAATGAAGGGAACGCTGAAATGGTGACAGCTCTTCCAGATACAGTGATTACGGTGATGGGCATGGAGCGAATCGTGCCGACATGGGAAGAGATGGAGGTCCTTGTCAGCCTATTGACGCGCGCGGCCGTTGGTCAAAAACTGACGAGCTATATTACTGCACTTACCGGAGCACGCCTTGATGAAGAGATTGATGGACCGGAGGAATTCCACCTGGTTGTCGTCGACAATGGCCGCTCTAAGATTCTCGGAACTGAGTTCCAATCCGCTCTGCATTGCATTCGCTGTGCGGCTTGTATCAATGCTTGCCCTGTTTATCGCCATATCGGCGGACATGCGTATAACTCGATTTATCCAGGCCCAATCGGTGCGGTCATCACACCGCTGCTCGAAGGTTATGACGATCATAAAGAGCTTCCGTATGCATCGACATTGTGTGCGGCATGTACCGAAGCTTGTCCGGTTAAAATTCCATTGCATGAGCATCTGATCCGCCATCGTCAGATCATCGTCGAAAAAGAAAAGAAAGCCCCAACCGCTGAAAAATTGATGATGAAAGGTTTTGCGGCATGGGCTTCAAACCCGTCAATTTATAATATGAGTGCGAAAATGGCCAAACCAGCGCTTGGTCCATGGACAAAAGACGGCATGATTGAAAATGGACCGGGACCATTAAAAGCCTGGACAGAAGTACGTGATTTTTACGCGCCACAGGGACAATCGTTCCGTTCGTGGTTCAAGCAAAGACAGAAAGACGGTGAATCCAAATGA
- a CDS encoding L-lactate permease has product MLLLIALSAIIAPFLFLVILRMPAAKGMALSSLIVILLALTTWGMQGEVVMASIFQGVHKTLTILWILFGALVLLNTLRNTGAVVRINQGFQSISGDMRVQVIIVAFLFGSLIEGAAGFGTPAMVTGPLMLALGFQPIAAATIALIADSTAVMFGAVGTPVAVGLSNIPGADTPFFHDIAVTVTSLDLLAGSFIPFILMVVLTVFFGSGIKDALPMLPWTLMIGFIYTGSALLIASLFGHEFVSILAALITLAVATLTAKKGFLLPKTEWKAAMRKDFVVSTEKSNMSIVTAWSPYVVVVLLLLLTRIVPALKEFTRTAVDFTWSNILGVEGVTSAWEFLYSPGTILTAAAVLAFLFQRKSYQTFTNASKESLSTMKMTSIALIATLSMVQVFVNSGMNLNELVSMPQYIAESFAGSLGSVWIFVAPFLGELGAFITGSATVSTLTFSPIQFNVADAVGLESNIVLAVQLIGAAAGNMICVHNVVAASAVVGVSGKEGEIIRKTLAPAILYGILAGVSGFIFLNLL; this is encoded by the coding sequence ATGTTATTGCTGATTGCGTTAAGTGCGATTATCGCTCCGTTTTTATTTCTTGTGATTTTGCGGATGCCAGCGGCTAAGGGGATGGCTTTGAGTTCACTGATCGTCATTTTGTTAGCGCTTACTACTTGGGGGATGCAAGGAGAAGTGGTAATGGCGTCGATTTTTCAAGGGGTACATAAAACGCTGACTATTCTTTGGATTTTATTTGGTGCATTGGTGTTGTTGAATACGCTTCGAAATACAGGAGCGGTCGTCAGGATTAACCAGGGATTTCAAAGCATTTCTGGTGACATGCGGGTCCAGGTCATTATTGTTGCCTTTTTATTTGGTTCACTGATTGAAGGAGCGGCAGGCTTTGGAACGCCGGCGATGGTTACCGGACCGTTAATGCTGGCTCTAGGGTTCCAGCCGATCGCAGCTGCAACGATTGCCTTGATTGCTGATAGTACCGCTGTCATGTTCGGTGCGGTCGGGACTCCAGTGGCAGTGGGACTGAGCAATATACCTGGTGCCGATACTCCGTTTTTCCATGATATTGCCGTTACCGTGACGAGTCTGGATTTACTCGCGGGTTCGTTCATTCCGTTTATTTTAATGGTGGTGTTAACGGTCTTCTTTGGAAGCGGTATCAAAGATGCGTTGCCGATGCTTCCGTGGACACTGATGATTGGTTTTATCTACACGGGCAGTGCGTTACTGATTGCTAGCCTTTTTGGGCATGAGTTTGTTTCTATTCTTGCCGCACTCATCACTTTGGCGGTGGCGACATTGACCGCGAAAAAAGGCTTCTTGCTTCCGAAGACAGAATGGAAAGCTGCAATGCGGAAGGATTTTGTCGTTTCGACTGAAAAGTCAAATATGAGCATTGTGACAGCCTGGTCGCCATATGTCGTTGTTGTTCTTTTATTGCTGCTCACACGGATTGTTCCAGCCCTGAAAGAGTTTACGAGGACAGCGGTTGACTTTACCTGGAGCAATATTTTAGGAGTTGAGGGTGTGACATCGGCCTGGGAATTCTTATATTCTCCAGGAACAATCCTTACTGCTGCGGCAGTTTTAGCGTTTTTATTCCAGCGCAAATCGTATCAGACTTTTACCAATGCATCGAAAGAGTCGTTATCGACGATGAAAATGACTTCGATTGCCTTGATTGCGACGCTTTCAATGGTTCAAGTATTTGTTAACTCGGGCATGAATCTCAATGAACTAGTCAGTATGCCTCAGTATATTGCCGAATCCTTTGCTGGCTCGTTAGGCTCGGTCTGGATTTTCGTTGCTCCATTCCTTGGTGAGTTAGGTGCGTTCATTACTGGAAGTGCAACGGTTTCGACGCTAACGTTTTCGCCAATTCAATTCAATGTCGCGGATGCCGTTGGTCTGGAGTCGAATATCGTGCTGGCAGTCCAGCTCATTGGGGCAGCTGCAGGAAATATGATTTGTGTGCATAATGTCGTTGCAGCGAGTGCGGTTGTTGGGGTGTCCGGTAAAGAAGGGGAAATTATTCGTAAAACTTTGGCACCTGCGATCCTGTATGGAATTCTTGCGGGAGTGTCTGGTTTTATCTTCTTAAACTTACTTTAA